A genomic stretch from Spongiibacter nanhainus includes:
- the cpdA gene encoding 3',5'-cyclic-AMP phosphodiesterase, producing the protein MGQRSIDNSASDTAVSSGGRAYTVVQISDCHLGSEPGEALLGMDADHSLAAVVSLLQHEQAHIDLLVVSGDMAADASTQAYRRLFPLLNGVAERMVWLPGNHDDIDTLRQIVASDVLANRVDLGGWQLLMLDSAVPDQVGGQLRGDQLALLADLEPGRPAVVFLHHHLQPIGCQWLDEQRVSNADAFFSQLPDCVKAVICGHVHQASENEHRGVSLLTTPSTCIQFKPGSEDFALDDLSPGYRWLRLHPGGELETGVSRVSGVEFQVDYAANGYQ; encoded by the coding sequence ATTCAGCCAGCGACACTGCTGTGAGTAGCGGTGGGCGTGCCTATACCGTGGTGCAAATTAGCGACTGCCATTTGGGTAGCGAGCCCGGTGAGGCGCTGCTGGGGATGGATGCCGACCACAGTTTGGCTGCGGTAGTATCGCTGTTGCAACACGAGCAGGCCCACATTGATTTGCTGGTGGTGTCGGGAGATATGGCGGCAGATGCCAGCACTCAGGCTTATCGACGCTTGTTCCCGCTGCTTAACGGCGTGGCCGAGCGCATGGTCTGGCTGCCTGGCAATCACGACGATATCGATACGCTTCGGCAGATTGTGGCCAGTGATGTGCTGGCCAATCGAGTTGATTTGGGTGGCTGGCAACTGCTGATGCTGGACTCGGCGGTACCCGATCAGGTGGGTGGCCAGCTGCGCGGTGATCAGTTAGCGCTATTGGCCGATTTAGAGCCCGGCCGGCCGGCGGTAGTGTTTCTTCATCACCATCTTCAGCCGATTGGCTGCCAATGGTTGGATGAGCAGCGGGTCAGCAATGCCGATGCGTTCTTCTCCCAGCTGCCGGATTGCGTCAAGGCGGTGATCTGTGGTCACGTACATCAGGCGTCGGAAAATGAGCACCGCGGCGTGTCGCTGCTCACCACGCCCTCCACCTGCATTCAGTTCAAGCCCGGTAGCGAGGATTTTGCCCTGGATGACCTCAGTCCAGGCTATCGCTGGTTGCGCTTGCACCCAGGCGGCGAACTGGAAACCGGTGTCTCCCGGGTCTCGGGGGTGGAATTTCAGGTAGACTACGCGGCCAACGGTTATCAATAA